The Gordonia mangrovi genome includes the window CGGCATGTTGCCGAAGCCCATCGCGGCTCAGCAGTGTTCCGGTGTGCTGGGCAACATCGGGCCGGCCTGGCACCATGGCGAATGTGTCCTCCCCTGATGACGACCGGCGCCTTCACGACCTCATGCGGCTGCGTCGCGTCCGAGATCGGATCGACCGGGACTACGCGGAGCCGCTCGATGTGGCGGCGCTCGCGCGCGGGGCACACATGTCGGCGGGTCACCTCAGTCGGGAGTTCCGCCGGGTGTACGGGGAGTCGCCGTATTCGTACCTGATGACACGCCGCATCGAACGAGCCATGACGTTGCTGCGTCGTGGCGATCTCAGTGTCACCGATGTGTGTTTCGCCGTGGGATTCTCGTCGTTGGGCACGTTCAGCACCCGGTTCACCGAGCTCGTCGGCACCCCACCCAGTGAGTATCGCCGCCACCACGGCGACGCCATCGCGGGCATTCCGCCCTGTCTGGCCAAACAGGTCACCAGACCGGTCAGGAATCGAGAAGCGACACCGCCGCGGTGAGTTCTAGCGTGATGACCATGAACATCACCATTCACTACGCCTTCCTCCCGCAGACCGACCCGGAGGCCGCGCTGGGCTTCTATCGCGACACCCTCGGGTTCGAGGTGCGCAACGACGTCGGATATCAGGGCATGCGCTGGCTCACCGTGGGCCCGCCCGACCAGCCGGAGACCTCGATCGTGCTCCATCCGCCCGCGGCCGATCCGGGGATCTCCGACGACGAGCGCCGTACGATCCTCGAGCTGATCGCGAAGGGCAGTTACGGTGCCCTGACCCTGGCCACCGACGACCTCGACGGACTGTTCGAACGACTCGAGGCCAGCGGCGCCGAAGTGCTGCAGGAGCCGACCGATCAACCATATGGAGTGCGCGACTGCGCATTTCGCGACCCGTCGGGTAACCTGCTGCGCATCAACCAGCGGAACTGACCGCACGGCCATGTGCAGATTCCGGGAAGGGCACGTCGGCTTCGACGAGTCCGGCAAGGTGGTACCGACACGGCCGACACGGGCGCTCGATTTGGTTGGATCGACAAAGACGGTGGGAGACGAGCCAGGGGACTGGCCGCACAACGGATGGAGACGCGATGAGCAGCACCAGGACGGCGACGCCGACGAGGACAGTGTCGCCTGACGTACACGTCGCCGACACCCACGACCTGATCCGGGTGACCGGAGCCCGGGAGAACAATCTCCGGGACGTCAGCCTGGAGATCCCCAAGCGCAGGCTGACCGTGTTCACCGGCGTCTCCGGGTCGGGCAAGAGTTCGTTGGTCTTCAGCACGATCGCCGCGGAGTCGCAGCGGATGATCAACGAGACCTACAGCGCGTTCGTGCAGGGGTTCATGCCCAACCTCGGCCGACCCGACGTCGACGTGCTCGAGGGGCTGACGACCGCGATCATCGTCGACCAGGAACGGATGGGCGCCAACCCACGCTCGACGGTGGGGACCGCGACCGATGCCAATGCGATGTTGCGCATCCTGTTCAGCCGGCTCGGCACCCCGCACATCGGTTCCCCGCAGGCCTTCTCGTTCAATGTCGCCTCCATCAGCGGTGCCGGCGCGGTCACCGTCGAGAAGGGCGGCCGCACGGTCAAGGAACGGCGCAGTTTCTCGATCACCGGCGGCATGTGTCCCCGTTGCGAAGGCCGGGGGTCGGTGTCGGATTTCGACCTGACCGCACTGTACGACGACTCGAAGTCGCTCAACGACGGCGCACTGACCATTCCTGGCTACAGCATGGACGGCTGGTACGGACGCATCTTCCGGGGTTGCGGCTGGTTCGACCCGGACAAGCCGATCCGCAAGTTCACCAAGCGACAACTCGACGACCTGCTGTACAAGGAGGCCACCAAGATCAAGGTGGACGGGATCAACCTGACCTACCTCGGCCTCATCCCGCAGATCCAGAAATCGTTCCTGTCGAAGGACCGGGAGGCGATGCAGCCGCACATCCGGGCGTTCGTGGATCGCGCGATCACCTTCACCACCTGCCCCGAATGCGAGGGGACCCGGCTGACCGCCGAGGCCCGCAGCTCCACCATCGCCGGAAAGAGCATCGCCGACCTGTGTGCGATGCAGATCAGCGACCTCGCCGAATGGGTGCGTCAGCTCGACGAACCCTCGGTGCGGCCCCTGCTCACCTCCCTGGGCGAGACCCTGGACTCGTTCGTGGACATCGGCCTGGGCTATCTGTCCCTGGAACGCCCGGCGGGCACCCTGTCCGGGGGAGAAGCTCAGCGCACCAAGCTGATCCGACATCTCGGGTCGTCGCTGACCGACGTGACCTATGTCTTCGACGAACCGACGATCGGTCTGCATCCGCACGACATCGCGCGTATGAACGATCTGCTGCTGGCGCTGCGCGACAAGGGCAACACCGTGCTGGTGGTGGAGCACAAACCGGAGGCCATCGCGATCGCCGACCACGTCGTCGACCTCGGTCCCGGCGCCGGTCGTGACGGGGGCGAGATCGTCTTCGAAGGGACCGTCGAGCAGTTGCGCGGGGCCGACACCCGGACCGGCCGACACCTCGACGACCGGGCATGCGTCAAGGAGTCGGTGCGATCGCCCGACGGGGCGTTGGAGATCCGCGGCGCCGACACCCACAATCTGCGTGACGTCGACGTCGACATCCCGCTCGGCGTCCTGGTCGTGGTGACCGGTGTCGCCGGCTCGGGCAAGAGTTCGCTCATCGACGGATCGCTCGCCCGGCGCGACGGTGTGGTGGCCATCGACCAGAGCGGCATCCGGGGATCGCGGCGCAGCAACCCGGCCACCTACACCGGGCTGCTCGACCCGATCCGCAAGGCCTTCGCCAAGGCGAACGGGGTCAAACCGGGGCTGTTCAGCGCCAACTCCGAAGGCGCCTGCCCCAATTGCAACGGCGCCGGGGTCATCTACTCGGACCTGGCGATGATGGCCGGGGTCGCC containing:
- a CDS encoding ATP-binding cassette domain-containing protein, which codes for MSSTRTATPTRTVSPDVHVADTHDLIRVTGARENNLRDVSLEIPKRRLTVFTGVSGSGKSSLVFSTIAAESQRMINETYSAFVQGFMPNLGRPDVDVLEGLTTAIIVDQERMGANPRSTVGTATDANAMLRILFSRLGTPHIGSPQAFSFNVASISGAGAVTVEKGGRTVKERRSFSITGGMCPRCEGRGSVSDFDLTALYDDSKSLNDGALTIPGYSMDGWYGRIFRGCGWFDPDKPIRKFTKRQLDDLLYKEATKIKVDGINLTYLGLIPQIQKSFLSKDREAMQPHIRAFVDRAITFTTCPECEGTRLTAEARSSTIAGKSIADLCAMQISDLAEWVRQLDEPSVRPLLTSLGETLDSFVDIGLGYLSLERPAGTLSGGEAQRTKLIRHLGSSLTDVTYVFDEPTIGLHPHDIARMNDLLLALRDKGNTVLVVEHKPEAIAIADHVVDLGPGAGRDGGEIVFEGTVEQLRGADTRTGRHLDDRACVKESVRSPDGALEIRGADTHNLRDVDVDIPLGVLVVVTGVAGSGKSSLIDGSLARRDGVVAIDQSGIRGSRRSNPATYTGLLDPIRKAFAKANGVKPGLFSANSEGACPNCNGAGVIYSDLAMMAGVATPCEVCEGKRFSADVLEYTFGGKDISEVLTMSVAQAEEFFGSADAKIPGAHKILVRLRDVGLGYLTIGQPLTTLSGGERQRLKLAAQMGDKGDIYILDEPTTGLHLADVEQLLELLDRLVDGGKSVIVIEHHQAVMAHADWIVDLGPGAGHDGGQVVFEGTPAELIAEATTLTGQHLADYVAG
- a CDS encoding helix-turn-helix transcriptional regulator — protein: MANVSSPDDDRRLHDLMRLRRVRDRIDRDYAEPLDVAALARGAHMSAGHLSREFRRVYGESPYSYLMTRRIERAMTLLRRGDLSVTDVCFAVGFSSLGTFSTRFTELVGTPPSEYRRHHGDAIAGIPPCLAKQVTRPVRNREATPPR
- a CDS encoding VOC family protein, which produces MNITIHYAFLPQTDPEAALGFYRDTLGFEVRNDVGYQGMRWLTVGPPDQPETSIVLHPPAADPGISDDERRTILELIAKGSYGALTLATDDLDGLFERLEASGAEVLQEPTDQPYGVRDCAFRDPSGNLLRINQRN